ATATTTAAATGTGTACGTAACATATATGATAGTCTATAAATTATGTTATAATAAGCATTATAAAAAACTTCAATTAATAAACAATAATAACTCATATTATGATTTTAAGGATAGTAAGGTGATTATTTAATGAAAAAGGAAAAGATAAAGATAGAAAAGCAGGTAGAAATTTTATTAAATGAGTTTAAAGAAATGTATGAACCTAAAAACAAAATTATTGATGAAATTATATTGAAGGGACAAAATGAATTGATGAAAGGTCAAATTCCTCAGGTTATTTTACAACATATAGTCAGTGCAATTTATAGAGTAGTTTTTATTGAAAAAGTCACAGTTGGAAATAAAGCAGGTGAAATATTAAAAAAGATGGACAAACTTTCAAGATCAAATGGTTATTTTTTAAATTTCTTTTATCGCCTGTAAACCCATTATTCTTGACTTTCAAAATTAAATATTTATTTCATTTTTATTGAGCATGTGAAGAAAAGTCTGTAAATAAAAATAATAAGGCTTTCTATGGTAAAATAAAATCATAGGAGGCCTTTTATTATGGCAAGAAAAAAAGATATTTATAAGGTAAAACCAATGAATGAAGGAAAAAGAAATATTATATCAGCTCTTATAGACGAATATGATATTCAGTCAGCTGAGGATATTCAGGAAGCTTTAAAAGATCTATTAGGTGGAACTATTCAATCTATGCTTGAAGGTGAAATGGACGAGCATTTAGGTTATGAACCATATGAACGAGCCGAAACTACAAACTCAAGAAATGGGAAAAAACAAAAAAGGATTCGAAGCAAATATGGTGAGATGAATATAGATGTACCACAGGATAGAGAAAGTTCTTTTGAACCTAAAATAGTACAAAAACACCAGAAAGATATTTCTGGTATAGAAGAAAAAATTATTTCTATGTATGCTAAAGGATTAAGTACCAGACAAATTTCAGAACAAATTGAAGATATATATGGGTTTGAAGTTAGTGAAGGAATGGTTTCAAATATAACCAATAAACTTCTTCCTGAAATAGAAGCATGGCAACATAGACCTTTATCTACAGTATATCCAATTGTTTTCATTGATGCAGTTCATTTTTCCGTAAGGGAAAATAACGTTATACGTAAGCTTGCAGCTTACATTATTCTTGGTATAAATAATGAAGGCAGAAAGGAAGTACTTTCTATAAATATTGGAGAAAATGAAAGCAGTAAATATTGGCTTAGTGCTCTCAATGAATTAAAAAATAGGGGTGTTCAAGATATCCTTATCCTTTGTGCAGACGGTCTTACAGGGATAAAGGAATCTATATCAGTAGCTTTTCCAAATACTGAATATCAACGTTGTATAGTTCATCAAGTAAGAAATACATTAAAGTATGTTGCTGATAAAGATAAAAAAGAATTTGCAAAAGATTTAAAAACTATATATCATGCACCTTCTGAGGAAATTGCATATAAGCAATTAGAAGAAATCACTGAAAAATGGGAAAAACATTATCCTAACTCAATGAAAAGCTGGAAATCAAATTGGGATGCTATTAGCCCTATTTTTAAGTTCTCTGCTGATGTAAGAAAAGTTATTTATACTACAAATGCAATCGAAAGTCTCAACAGCACATACCGTAGATTAAATAGACAAAGAACTGTATTTCCAAGCGATACATCACTTTTAAAAGCTTTATACCTTGCTACTTTTGAAGCTACAAAAAAATGGCGTTTGCCACTAAGAAATTGGGGTAAAGTGTACGGTGAATTATCCATTATGTATGAAGGACGACTTACTGAATAAAAAGCTTAATATGCCAAAAACGCCTGTTTTTAAAGGCGTTCTTGACATACATATTTTTAGAATGTATATTTAAAACAAGATAGAAAGTCACTTTTGACAATCTTGTCTTTTAAAACTTACCATAGAAAGTTATTTTACAGAAAGAATTTTACACTCTCTTTTTATTTAACCTTCGTATTAAAAAAAGCTGCACTAAAACTTGATGCAGCTTC
The Clostridium felsineum DSM 794 DNA segment above includes these coding regions:
- a CDS encoding IS256 family transposase, producing MNEGKRNIISALIDEYDIQSAEDIQEALKDLLGGTIQSMLEGEMDEHLGYEPYERAETTNSRNGKKQKRIRSKYGEMNIDVPQDRESSFEPKIVQKHQKDISGIEEKIISMYAKGLSTRQISEQIEDIYGFEVSEGMVSNITNKLLPEIEAWQHRPLSTVYPIVFIDAVHFSVRENNVIRKLAAYIILGINNEGRKEVLSINIGENESSKYWLSALNELKNRGVQDILILCADGLTGIKESISVAFPNTEYQRCIVHQVRNTLKYVADKDKKEFAKDLKTIYHAPSEEIAYKQLEEITEKWEKHYPNSMKSWKSNWDAISPIFKFSADVRKVIYTTNAIESLNSTYRRLNRQRTVFPSDTSLLKALYLATFEATKKWRLPLRNWGKVYGELSIMYEGRLTE